In the genome of Cryptomeria japonica chromosome 8, Sugi_1.0, whole genome shotgun sequence, one region contains:
- the LOC131060351 gene encoding NAC domain-containing protein 71: MGHNSQPPGFNFQPTDQELVAHYLERKVYGWSLDGNIISEADPYTYEPWELPGKSCTRGRDSELYFFSPINGRYSKGNQLFRDYWRTIGREEIMFACSGPRAIKKTKIFYREHDTQREKTSWHMHEYVLQHDDSKPVQNSVVLCKIFQKAIPKRDEGCTSEVPCTETVVRSSLGKESKLLTTQPTNVFNPNFDYNSSHGKTLAEDAFILPGDPLPSDDEIQMFLMSILCDPDDITQNIEENRLGETPVYENQPLMLEKGTSSVNGAYSTEDDIGKRHIEQTLIDESRQLSSFLSDQQDIPPEILRGDFIEENDLNTPLDCDSSSSDIYQ, encoded by the exons ATGGGGCACAATTCTCAGCCACCTGGTTTCAACTTTCAGCCTACCGATCAGGAGCTTGTTGCCCACTATTTGGAAAGGAAAGTGTATGGGTGGTCTCTGGATGGAAACATCATCTCAGAGGCAGATCCATACACGTACGAGCCTTGGGAGTTGCCTG GTAAATCTTGTACACGGGGGAGAGACTCAGAGTTGTATTTTTTCAGCCCCATAAATGGAAGATATTCCAAGGGAAACCAGTTGTTTCGTGACTACTGGAGAACCATTGGAAGAGAGGAAATTATGTTTGCATGTTCTGGACCACGAGCGATTAAGAAGACTAAAATTTTCTACAGAGAGCATGATACACAGAGAGAAAAAACCAGTTGGCATATGCATGAGTATGTTCTTCAACATGATGATTCAAAGCCCGTGCAG AATTCTGTTGTTCTGTGTAAAATCTTCCAAAAGGctatacccaaaagagatgaagggTGCACAAGTGAAGTCCCTTGTACAGAGACTGTGGTAAGGTCATCTTTGGGCAAAGAAAGTAAGTTGCTTACTACACAGCCAACAAACGTCTTCAATCCCAATTTTGATTACAACAGTTCTCATGGAAAGACATTAGCTGAGGACGCTTTCATACTCCCAGGAGATCCGCTACCCTCTGATGATGAGATACAGATGTTCTTGATGAGTATCCTTTGTGATCCTGATGATATAAcacaaaatattgaagaaaacagaTTGGGGGAAACGCCTGTTTATGAAAACCAG CCTCTCATGCTGGAGAAAGGAACTTCTTCTGTTAATGGAGCATACTCTACGGAAGATGATATTGGTAAACGGCACATCGAACAAACTTTGATAGATGAAAGCAGGCAGTTATCTTCATTCTTGTCAGATCAACAAGATATCCCCCCAGAGATTCTGAGGGGTGATTTCATAGAAGAAAATGATCTGAATACTCCACTTGATTGTGATTCCAGCAGTTCAGACATTTATCAGTGA